The DNA window ctccGTGAGATGGAAATGCATcgttttttcatgttaaatccCATACCagattcatttaaaaaaacaaaagaagaaaatcataagGGAAGAAGCAAATGAGCTCTGAATCATAGttataaaattcaatccaaAACTCGAATTGTGAATTAGATGAGTCAACTCTCGGGACAAAAATCAACCAacaaatatttctaattttttaaatgaaataacatcaatttaattaaaaaaaaaataaatcaatggaTTGCATAGCAGGATTGGACCGAGTTTTATAAATATGCTAGAAACACCTGAAATACTAAACAAGTAGTCCCttcacaaaacaaaaccaaaagccACTTGCTTGAATCCCAGGATACATTCAAGCACAATTGCAATGTGCACTTGTTCTAATTCTGCTAATCTCTCCCACCAAATGTTTTTCTAAGATGTATGTATCCCTTCTAGTATAATATACACATCATGTACAATCTAACTGGCTATCTATTTACAAGAACATCGCATATGCTTGAATATACTTAGATTCACTACTCTTGTATCTTGTGACTCATCGAGAAAATTGTAAACAGAGACGTCGAAAGTGCTCCAAAAGTCTCTACCTGATCATTGAAAAAGGTAGCATAAGATAAACAGAGTCCGTGAACTATGCCCCTCAGATTACAAAGCTGCAGCAGTTGTGTAGGTTACCATCAGATAAACATACCTCTTTTGTAACAGTTCCGCAGAAAAAAGTTGCAGTTTGTCTTCGCTCACAGAGCCAAGTATACCTGTGTCCTGGTTATGCGCATACTTCACATCAAGGATGGGGTGATGATGTGGTTTAAGATTCTGGGTCACATTGAAACTTGGTAATTCCTTCAACCTCAATCCTCGGGTTGCTTCATCTCCATAGGCAAACAAGGGGAAGCAATTCTGCATGTTTATAATCGCAGTCCTTGCCATTTGACCATTGCTTAAATAGGCAGATGTAGATCCCAAGTTACGATAATGGCTATCAGCTATTCTCTTTACAAGAAGTTGAGAACACAGCGTGGCTGATCCTGGAAAAGGGGATGAATCTGGATCTATACATTGGGAATTAACCGTGGCATTTGATTTCTTGGATTTGGGATGATATGAAGCAACAATGTCATCGCTTAATGGACCATAAGCAAGTGAAGTGCAAATCCCTTGATTTTCAAATCCAGGAACCAGAAATGGCCTTCAGCAAAAGTAAAGGCAAGTCAGGAATAGCCAtccaaattatttatgaaaatgaagTTCAAGTTGACTACCTTTTTCCAGCATCAGTGTTCCAGACGCATGGTCCCAAAGAGGAAGCTGTAAGCAGTTTCTGAGAATTGGAACCAAGAACAGGGTTTTGTGCAAGGGGGTACATAGTGTGAATTGGCCCGGGCACTGGTCCAACCATGGACTGCAGAGGATTCAGGGTCCCGCGCATGTCAAATACTAAAAGCATACCATTctgcaaattaaaaataaaaaaatgataacattGAAGCAGTTGTAGAACGTCAAATAACTGAAATATCTGATGGACGGCTACCAAGTGGAagagaaaacagagagaagagaagggctTCATCTGATGACTCAAGGCTGGAATCCTAACAAAATTTAAGAAGTGGAGGAGCATGGTGCCATCTAACTTTTCACTCTCTCAATAATATCAAGCAATAAAACTAAGAATATGGTAATCTTTCGAATATTGTGAATTACATCACTAAAATATATGGAATGCTATACACAATTAGGTATCAAACCTGTAAGCCAGCATACACGTAATGAGGGCTGTTTAGATCCCATGAACATGACCAAGCTGGGACCTGGAAAGACAACTTGTAGGGTTAGGAATATCCAGAAAGGTTAAATTGGGAAAATTTAAATAGTCAAGGAAGCCAAACCCTTAGATTATAGGTCACGACAATATTGTTGCTTTCCAtgctaaaacaaaaaagagctcGAGTTCAATTAGTTGCAATAAAGAAGTCCAAAAAATGAACTCAATGAACAAAAGGACACAATAATTCACCTAAGTATTGATAATTTCTTCCCAAGTGAAGCCAAAAGGGCGAGTCTACCACAACGAGAAATTTGTATATCCTTGACAGCTTTGGTGCTAGGAGGAAGCTGTATATCTTCATTTTCACGAGGATTAATCAAGTtaatctgtaaaaaaaaaaaccttgaacccATCAAACCTCAAACAGTATAAATCAGATGTGTGTGAATGTTACTAGACTCAGGTTTGTTCTCCCTGTTCAACCAAGAAGTTTACCTTGTTGAGCATATGCATCCCACCCATCCCAGCAATTCTTCGAGCGAGAATCAGATTTTGATAAGAGAAGTCCATGGCAAACAGCCTTCCACCTTCTATGGCCAGCTCATGCTGTCAAGGTTAGCAACTATTcaacaaaagaaacaacttgAAACATAACACTAAGAGAAACCATGGGATTTAAAAGACCACAACCATGTATGGGAGAAAAGAACATATTAAGTGAACATATTCAACAAAATGGGGGGAAACTTGATGGGCTGATATTGTAAAAGTCTATCAGACAACATTCCAATTCTTTCTTGTCATATATAATGTTCAAACATTATCTAGGAACACACGATCACCATTGCATTATAAACTCTTAATTAGCCTTTCATACTAACAGTCTAAcactcaaatgaaaaaaattaactccaGACCTGTAATTTAAAGTTGCAATGGAGGAGTTGTTTGGAAAAATATGAGCCGAAGGAAAATCCTGCATTATCGAATAACAGCAATTAAAATCAACCTCTAATTCTGTCATGTTGTCACACACTAGAATATCAGATTCATTGAAGAATCGCAGATTTCTTCCAGATCAGTAAAACACACATAcaatttgtttgtaaatattaAGGAATAGGAAGGTTGCATTATTTCACAAGAATGATTCAATTCACAATGCTTAGGAAACCTTCTACAACTAAAGATGGTAAAAACCAGATATCAAGAAggtaatatatatgtgtatctGCTTTGGAGGCTAACAAGTTGTAAAATGCTTGGGAGAAATCATACAATTAGACTGAaaaatgaatctttactttttgTAATCCacgttttaagttttttaaatccACGTTTTACTAGTAAGTCTTTTACTGGTTGTACATAATCATCTGCATTTTCACAACTCCTAatgtatatttttgaattgtcatgcAATTTTAACTACATAACTCAGCCGTGTCTCCTATTACTTAGCAACAAGCTTCCATATGAATGTGCTTATCAGGCAATGGATTAGTCAATCAAAACACTCAATATAAAGATGAACTGCACAAAAAGATATGAAATCTTAGTTTGATTGAACAAGGAAGCCAACagagatgaaaatgaaaaatatatgaactGCAATCATATTCATTAAGTTAATCATGCAGAGAGATTACCAGATTGTACACCCTGAGCTTCTTTTGCATTAAAGAATTGATGAGGTTTACTTCCCATCTGCTCAAATGATGTGTTCTCTGTACAAGCTGGTTTCTGGAAAACCAAAATCAAGCCAGTTAGGACAGAAAAGGGGAGAATGAGAAAAGCCTTATAAGAAACCAAGACAAGCTACTATGTAAGGATACAGCATGCTCGAATCAGAAAAAGTTTGATGCATCAAGAGAGCATGGCTGCTAGGAgaaagttattgatacttttaaAAGAAAGTAGATCATTAAGAAACTCAATACCATAATAAGTAGGAAACAACAGTGTGATGCACCCAGGAAATTAAGATAGGAAAGAGATAACACGGCGTTATTACTTTTAGTATCATAAAAAGTAACTGATTTTTAAGACATTGGAGCATTCAGGACTTAAGCCACGAGAATTAGATCCAGGAATTAAAAATCACAGTTAAAGATTTCAATTGGAAGACAAAACAAGATTCTCTCAATGACTAGAGGCCCATAACCATAACTGACTCTTTATCGACTATCTAACTACCCCATACTCTTTAGAAATATCTCTACAATTTCTGAAATTCTGATTAAAAAGATTAAGCAGTATGCCATCAAAGTAGATCATACTTCCTTGAGGTTGCGTAATAACTTGAGCAAATTATCTTGTATCTCGAGCAAGTTATCTTGTATATCAAGCAAATCAGATTTCTGCATATAAAAGAGGGGAAATTATAGAATATTAGTTGCTGTTCTTGTAACAGACAAACTAGAACAAacatccaaaaacaaaatagagtaTTTTGTATATCATAACTATCGTCATTAATTATCTTACCTCTGTCTTAAGGGAGCCAATTTCATCCTCAAGAGATTCAACTTTCTGCAAGATAAAtctttatttagtttatatttctACATATTTACACAGAAAAAAATGTCATTCCCAAAAGACAATGCCCGAGTACAACCTTTTGTAACCCTTCATCAATAACTACCACTGGTGTTGTATATAGCTTTCTAATATCCTTGAATTCGCACTTTGCATTGCATTGAGGACACTACGAAGAAGAAATGCACCAATGGATCAAGAAAGAGATAAATGACAGCTTCTATAAACTTTTCAGTAGATGACAGGAGTATACCTTCGTAGTAGGCACCGGTCGTTGAAGCCACTTACTAATGCAAGAAAAACCGTACAAATGTCCACAAGGAAGGCAGCTGCCACATTTAATCATTTAAGTTAGATGATTGGGCAAAATACATTGagcaacaatcaaaataaactataaaataaagttgaaaaactaaaaatatgaaCCCATTTTTCAAGATAACAACATAATTTAGCATTCATCACAATTATCTGCAGTTTAATTGCTTTATATACCACATATTTGAAACAAAGTTCACATTCCAAGAAAACCCAGAAATTAATCATCTTCAGTTGACAATCATTAATCATAAATTCAAGAACATGGTCACTGATTACTTTGTGCATTATTATCGGGGGGGGGGGGACTTCACAAATTTTGATCACCAATCATTAATAAAAGGCTTAAAGAACAACCCTTGTAAAATCATGATCAGTTACTTTTTCTAACCTGACTTGATGGTCACCTTCAGACCTCCAAGGCTCCATACAAATAGCACAATTCAATCCATCCAAATCATATGCCTTCACTatatcttctcttctctttgctTCTTCAACAGTACGCTCATTCTCTTTCCTTGTTAAAGAAAACCCATCTCCCTCTTCTATTCTTCTTTCATTGCTTcctctttctcctcctccttctacAGATTCACTGTCAATCACCATCGGAGTACTCTGATCACCATCACCATAAGTGGTTGATGATCTGGAAGAACGAAACATAAATGGAACTTCTCTTCCACCTTGTTCTTGTGGTCGAATTTCTATACGTAAGGACGCTAACATTGTACCGATGTTTTCTTGTCTGTTTGTTGAACCAAAAGATAAGTAACTGTTGCCATGGCCGTTGTCAGCCATGGCTAGACAAGAAAGAGAGACAGGACTTgggtggttttttttccttacatgttTATTGGAGAGAGGCTCTTCTTATATATGACTCGAGTTACCTGACTTAACTTTGACTCTGGGTTTGTCAATTGGTCAAACTTGAGTCGGGTTTCTGAGAATTTATTCACCGTTGGATCATCATAAGTTCTTAAGATTTGACGGTGCCTGTTTAGATTTTGACAAGTGGGGTGACCTGTAAAGAGCTGAAGGGTACAGTAGTTTTCCTCGCGTTCGActtattaatgaaaaagaaaaggtcgtGGGATTCCGGTGCCTTTGTCATGTTGAGACTCAAACTAGGGATGACCTCAAATTAGTATCCAATCTAAAagctttttttgaatttgatcccCAACCTGTGTTTTATGTAATCTGGTCCCCAATCTTAACCTTAATTTGATCCTTCCCTCGACCAATATGCCTAAATTTGCCTACTGGCTGGGTACCAAATTGAGAAAAGGCTCAGGCACATTTGTTGGTGGAAGGGTCAAATTGTGAAATCTTTTGTAGATTAGGGATCCAATTGAGATTGTGGATTCAATTAAGGAGACGCCCCCAATTTATCACAAACTTTGTTATGCTAGGATTAACAagaacagggaaaaaaaaaaaaaaaagggagaaaaaacaTAACTGATAATTGCACGCTCCGGTATTTTTCTAGCTTGAGAagaaaatttcttataaaattaagaatgttaatgaatatttatgattttagtttctattatgtttattatttattgaataagaattaaaaatatatattctatttatgattttgaataTTCATTCAATTACTTAATATCCAcgtattatttataattaaacataaaataaattaatatacaCAAACGCTGTAGTAGTGCACGAACAGAATAAAATTGTAATAATCGCCATTCCTAAATCAGATTGTCATAAACCACATGGATAGCTCTTAGCTGGCTTGTCCTAACTTATATGGCCTGGGTTCTGGTAGCATAATGGGCTTCCGAATTTCTTggacttcttttatttttccacaACAAAGCGAGTTCACATCTCATAAGGCCCAACTCCAGAATTTACAGCTCATCTGCCCAAGATAATATATCTGGTccaaaagataatttatttatttgtttgtttatttagacAGGTACGTAGTTTTACACATTTGCAAACTAACAATCTCTGTTTCTTCTCCATGAtatctttaataaatattttgctCACGTTTTCTGATTTCTTAAAACGAGCATTAATTAATCTGcgctttatttcttttttctttttttttatcagggaTTGACTTGTGctcttaatttttaacaatatatttcatattGTTGACTACTTAAACCGTGTAATAAAGGttcattatattaattaaacaaagcaTTCCTTGTTTACTAGTACTATACGTGTGAATTCAGGAACGAGAACCATGCTTTGCCTAACTATTGTACTACTCTAGTTATTGAACACCGTACCTCAACAatgtactctctctctctctctctctctctctctctctatatatatatatatatatatatatatatgaacaggaAGAAGACCATGCCTTGATGGAATAAAGTGTTTCCACCTTTTCATTGTTTAATAGGGTTGGATTTGGACCGCTCCACTTACGAAGTAACATGAAACATGCCGAATTCAAAGCCTCTCCCTTATAAATACCGCCTCTCCTATCATCCTTCTTCATCCCTCATCCGAGTGTTCTTCTTCCATTCGAACGCTAACCCAATCAACATCTCCTGGTCTCCTCTCTCAAGATGAAGTTCCTGCACATTTTCTTTgttcttatcatcatcatcacatcTCTTGTCCTCGACATTGCTTCATTTCCACTCGAGGAAGATCAAGTTCATGACTATAATATTGACAACGAAGTGATTGAAAGCTTTTCTCCTCGCCAAAATAGAGGAGTTAGCCGCTTTCTTGCTCATCACAAGAAACCGAAAGATCGAAGACTAACTTGTAACAAGTTCCCTAGGATTTGTCACGCTAAGGGAAGCCCAGGACCTCACTGCTGCAAGAAGAAGTGTGTTAATGTGTTAGCCGATCGTCTAAATTGCGGCTTATGTGGGAAGAAGTGCAAGTATAATGAAACATGCTGTAATGGAAAGTGTGTGAATCCATCGTTCAATAGGAGACATTGCGGGGCTTGCAACAATAGCTGCGGCGGCAATGGGAACTTATGTGTTCTTGGCCTTTGCAACTATGCATGAACTAAGAGCAGTGGATAACAGTCtttgattcatttattttacatgcaATTCTTTGTTTATCTAAGCAagaaagttaataaaaattgaattttgtataCCTTAATACTATTAATTCTTGTCTTCAGTATTAATTTCCAGTGCTTACATGAATATTGTaattaaccaattaaattatattaatttgattagtgTAACATAATGGAagagacatatatatatatataaatatatatgaagTAAATATatctctaaaataattttaagaataaaatgtatttttttcaaaataaaaaaaataaagatacaaCTTCTATCTTTGATGTccgaaaataataatgaaacgCTATGTGAATGACATCATCTtgcaataattaaaacaattaatatcaTCATATCCACAGTGCCTCCTCCCCAATCTTCACAGATCACCCTGCAGTTCATGCTGGGAAAGAATTCGTTTAAATTTCTCAGTTAAAGTGTGAAAATTAGGGGTTGCTTGCAATTCTGCTAGTTTCACTCTCCGTTGAAAACACAAGATTAACTTTCTTTTGGTGCTGTGTATGTGAAAGACATGGTATTTTTTACAGACAAATCATCAAACACCTAGAAAGCATCTCCAATACAACGAAAAATATTATTGTCAAGAAGCCCCAATTTAAAACCAACAGCATAAAAAAttccatgaaaataatttaacgTTGTTTCTCGGGCTCTCTTACCcctttgatttcttttgatttttgcattgttttaaattttctgTAGAATGTGACCAAAATACACTGCATAACGAAATCCTgaagaataagaaataaaaaataataatactatttgctaattaattaaattcaatccaaaaaaatatgtaattctCAAAATACTCCTCTTAGTAtcacgatttttttttataaatttccaTAGTTTGTATCCCATGCCTAAAACAAATCGTGAATGCTTCTAGCTACCAAGTCTAAAATCAACTGCCCAGAACAAATATTTCACATGAAACttacataaatatttatttatataactaATCATTAGTCAAAAAGTTACAAGTTAAAGATATACGCTAGCTCTAATTAGTTATTTCCCTCTAACCTATCTATGTTCCTTAATTAGTTAACATCTCTAAGCGATTCTGGTTTTATTAAAGaactttttttgtaataatgaaagttaaaacatattttaaaccatgaatttcaattgttttgttaatgaaaaatatttttaatctcttatttgatcttattttattttttatggtttatccatttaaacttgattttattacGAAGGGAGTGTTTgatcatatttaatatttctaaactcagaaaagtataatttatttttgttatataattcaaacctgttttttatttataaatttaataattttgtagacatgaaagaaaaaataaatttaataaaataaatttaaatgaaaaaaagcattatgatttttaaaagaaactagCTATAAGAGCAATTGCTTCAGGTTACATTATTAAGCAAGTAATTAACTGGAAAAAATCACATACCTTAGGCGGGAGAAATTgtaaacattaaataaataaaacaataaaaaaatatatacataaaagcCCGTCTAGCTCAGTTGGTAGAGCGCAAGGCTCTTAACCTTGTGGTCGTGGGTTCGAGCCCCACGGTGGgcgtttgtttgtttgttcctatttttccttttttttctcttctttttggtTGCTTGAAGAAGATTTTTGTGTGATACTCTTCGAGATGAGATCTGCCATGAAGACCCCAGAAATACgcgtatctttcttttttttctcaagaaacAATAAAAGTAGATAAGAGATCATTGACGCTACTCCAGGAAACGCCACAAGGTATTACAATTATCAAAAAATGATATTGGTAGAAGTTTTCAGCTTTGTTGATTTGCTCATGAACTTTAATAGCCACTTTTTTTTCTAGGTCACTCGTTGAAGCACAAGAACTTTAATAgcagtcaaaaaataaaagaactttaCACGCatcaataactttttatttttgtatttgtacaaaaataaaaatacccctGATGCTAAACAATAATAacgaaaaatattattatggaaTTGCAACTAAGCCACTGAAGCTagggttaaaaaatttaaatgacaaGAGTAATATAGTAATTTCACTGttcattaatttgtaaaaaaaaaagctcctagtactaaacaataacaataataaaaaaaaaactattatggaGTTATAATCAAGCCCTGAAATCAATTTATATAGTAAGTATAATGGAGTAATTCATCTATTTATTAAATGTACCGAAAGTtcttattgttaaatttttaaaattagtatgataattatattattaaaaaaataaaaaaatattattactccaaacaaataaaaaatgttaaattaatagCGTGAAGAGATTttgactaataaaataaaaccttatAAATTGAAGGctgaatagtaaaataataattttaataacctGAAATTCATTTTACTGTGGATTAAGGGACCCTAAAACAACCatgttatttagttttttagttaataGTTAATTGGATGTGCGCCTGAACAGATTCAGCTGATGAGATATTCCTCCACGTAGTTTGTTTGGCTTGCTCGTGGCAGTGGTTAAATAACCTCCGCAAAGTCTGGAAGATTTAAATCCTATAAATCCTGCAACTAAAAATAATCTTccagttattaaacttagttcgTTCGGTAAgtaatacaataaatttatgatttaaaatctaatttaaatacACGTTTGAATGAGCTCGAATGCAAACGAAACCTTTAGCAAAAAAGAGAGGTGGCTTCGTTACtgtcaatttttctttcttccattttgatcgtttaattatatattacatataactaatagcaagaaaaataaggaaatgAGAGGGCAAGCCCTTGAACGAAAAGGCACATGGAAACATGCTCATCCTCAACTCCGACATAAATTTCTTCCTCACGTTGACAGAAATTGAAATGCAAGAAAGGATTGTAAGAATGGTGAAGAAACCGACCGGTTCATTGCAGACAGTAAATTCACAGCTGCAGGTTCAGACTTCTATTACACATAATATTAAAGTCCCCGAGCAAACAAAGACATAGAAGCATACAAAATAAGGCTAGTGCTTATAGATGGCCAGTGTGCAGTTGCAATTTTATTCGACTCCAGGAAACAGGCACTTCTGCTCCCTCTGGCCTCTCGAACAACTCTCATTTTCCACTTTGATCACCTCGGTCATCTACAGCAAAAAACAGAGTGTGAAGTagcaatcaatttaatgtacCATTGGTAAGTCTGGTTGTGAATAATCTTAGAATGAATATCAATACAATGATAAGGCTTTACCATCTGCTGAGACGAGGATATCACTCTATCCATGCCTCCTGGTTCCCAGGAGAATGCCCCTAATTCGGTGCAGTTCAGCCACGGCATTGCTGATGTTTGTCCTCTCTCTTGGCAAATCTACCGAGCAAGAAACTCCTACCTCCATAATTGAAACCAAGCACTCCAGAACTTTGTCATTTCCAATACGCTTCATCCCATCAGAGGCATTAGCGCTTGTTTGCTCGATTTCTCTCAGAAGTATGGGATCAACAACCTCCACCACACGGTCAGGCAACGCCATTTTAACATACTTGTGCAGGTTCAGCCCCTCTTTGAACGAGCCATCAGTTGGCGTCTTTCCGGTAAGTATCTCCAGCAACAGGATGCCGTAGCTGTACACATCCCCATAAGTTGACACCTCGTTTCCGATACCGTACTCTAAAATTTATATGCATGGTTGTTAACAACCCTGGAAACTAGTAATAAAACGACACTAATTTTATTGCTTCTTTAAGCATTTCAGGACGCTGAAATGTGCAGGGATGTTTATGACTTTGGAAGAAATAATTGTTATCATGGGGAAAATAGTTATATCAATTCGTCAATGCAAGCCAATGGAATATTATTCTAATCacttgaaactaaaataaatcatgtaaaatCTGTCTGGCATTACCTGGGGCAGCATAGCCAACAGTGCCTTTTAAACCAATAGAGCTGTTCTGATTTGATGACAATTGAACTGAAGCTTCTGGACGGAATCTTGCCAATCCAAAGTCTCCAACATGAGCAGTCATATCACCATCAAGAAGAACATTGCTAGGCTTCAAATCACAGTGAACAACAGCCATTTGACAGTGGTAGTGCAAATAATCAAGGGCATTAGCTACATCAATTGCAATGTTTAACCTCTGAATCAGATTCAGGTTTCCTTGCTCGCGTTCCTCGTCTGATGTATGGACTGGATGCAGCCACTCTTCCAGGCTCCCATTGACCATGAATTCATAAACCAGAGCTTTAAAATCATTGCCTTGAAAATCAAGGCTAGAACATGCAGTTAAAACTTTGACAAGGTTTCGGTGCCTGATGTTTATCAAGGCAGCACACTCTGCCATATAGCTTTTGGAAGCTCCTTTACGTAGCAGGTTGAATACTTTCACTGCGACAATCATTCCATCAGGTGCGAGAATTGCTTTGTACACAGACCCGAAACTACCTCGACCAATAAAATTGGATGAGGAAAAGCCACCAGTTGCTTGATAGAGTTCTTCATAAGTCACTCTCCGAAATGAGACCTCCCACGAAGCTCCAGAAGCAggctcattttttgtttttctccagGAATAGATAAGTAGAGAAGAGATCAGCAAGAGTGCAATGATAAAGCCACATGGAATTGAAATTACCAGCTTCAACTTGGTagaaaattttggttttctcaACTCATTGGACGTGCATCTGGACAAATTCAACTGAGATATTCCTCCACAAAGCTTATCGTTTCCCAAAACTGAGACTGCGCTTACATTCCCGAAAACTCTTTGTGTAGGCATCTCACCTTCGAGGTGATTAAATGAAAGATCCAAACGCTGCAACAACTGGAAGTCTGCCAAAAACCTTGGAATTTGGCCAGTCAAGTTGTTGTAAGAGAGATTAAGATATTGAAGTGCTCTCAAAGAACTCAAAAGCTCCGGAATAGACCCTCGCAAAAAGTTCCCCTCCAGATGCAGATATTCTAGCATAATGCAGCTTCCAAGACTTCCAGGAATTTCACCTGATAACCTGTTATGTGAAACATCTAGATATCCTAGGTTCACTAACCTGCCCACTTCAGAGGGAAGGGGACCTATCAACTGATTATGAGATAGGTCTAAGCTCACGGATAAAGAAGCCATACCAATTACTTCTTTGGTTAATGGACCGCTCAAATTGTTTTGAGCAAGCTTTAAAGACATCAAATTATGGCAGTTTGCAAGACTTGATGGGATGCCTCCTTGCAAATTATTCGCAGATAAATAAAGTTCGAACAATGAAGTAACATTGCCCAAAGATGAAGGGATATCTCCagagattttgttttcaatgagtTTTAGACCGtgcaaattttttaatttaccaatGGAAGTTGGTATAACGCCAGTCAATTGATTTGTTTCCAACATCAAAGTATCCAGGCTGATGAGGTTTCCAATATCAACTGGAATGCTTCCCCGCACTTGATTTCTTCCCATGGACAATGTTGTGATCTGTGATGAGAAGTTGCTGATTATTTCTGGCAACATTCCTCCTAAATTGTTATCACCCATACCCAATTCTTCCAAATTGGTGTAGTTTGCAAGGCTCTGGAGAAAACTG is part of the Populus alba chromosome 10, ASM523922v2, whole genome shotgun sequence genome and encodes:
- the LOC118059822 gene encoding LRR receptor-like serine/threonine-protein kinase EFR isoform X1, with translation MSPCMFWLLFLQIMHLISSSFSLSGGGTDKLSLLAFKAQVTDDPLGALSSWNESLHFCEWSGAKCGRRHQRVVELDLHSCKLAGSLSPHIGNLSFLRILDLSNNSFSQNIPQELGRLFRLQQLNLETNTFSGEIPANISNCSNLQLIDLQENNLIGKIPAELGSLLNLQACLLATNHLVGEIPLSFENLSSVEIIGVGDNHLQGSIPYGIGKLKRLRKLSVPLNNLSGTIPPSIYNSSSLTLFSVGINQFHGSLPSDLGQKLPSLEVLVFYANRFNGPIPVTISNASTLSVIDFGNNSFTGKVPPFANLPNLQYLGIDSNELGNGEEGDLSFLQSLANYTNLEELGMGDNNLGGMLPEIISNFSSQITTLSMGRNQVRGSIPVDIGNLISLDTLMLETNQLTGVIPTSIGKLKNLHGLKLIENKISGDIPSSLGNVTSLFELYLSANNLQGGIPSSLANCHNLMSLKLAQNNLSGPLTKEVIGMASLSVSLDLSHNQLIGPLPSEVGRLVNLGYLDVSHNRLSGEIPGSLGSCIMLEYLHLEGNFLRGSIPELLSSLRALQYLNLSYNNLTGQIPRFLADFQLLQRLDLSFNHLEGEMPTQRVFGNVSAVSVLGNDKLCGGISQLNLSRCTSNELRKPKFSTKLKLVISIPCGFIIALLLISSLLIYSWRKTKNEPASGASWEVSFRRVTYEELYQATGGFSSSNFIGRGSFGSVYKAILAPDGMIVAVKVFNLLRKGASKSYMAECAALINIRHRNLVKVLTACSSLDFQGNDFKALVYEFMVNGSLEEWLHPVHTSDEEREQGNLNLIQRLNIAIDVANALDYLHYHCQMAVVHCDLKPSNVLLDGDMTAHVGDFGLARFRPEASVQLSSNQNSSIGLKGTVGYAAPEYGIGNEVSTYGDVYSYGILLLEILTGKTPTDGSFKEGLNLHKYVKMALPDRVVEVVDPILLREIEQTSANASDGMKRIGNDKVLECLVSIMEVGVSCSVDLPRERTNISNAVAELHRIRGILLGTRRHG
- the LOC118059822 gene encoding LRR receptor-like serine/threonine-protein kinase EFR isoform X2, translated to MSPCMFWLLFLQIMHLISSSFSLSGGGTDKLSLLAFKAQVTDDPLGALSSWNESLHFCEWSGAKCGRRHQRVVELDLHSCKLAGSLSPHIGNLSFLRILDLSNNSFSQNIPQELGRLFRLQQLNLETNTFSGEIPANISNCSNLQLIDLQENNLIGKIPAELGSLLNLQACLLATNHLVGEIPLSFENLSSVEIIGVGDNHLQGSIPYGIGKLKRLRKLSVPLNNLSGTIPPSIYNSSSLTLFSVGINQFHGSLPSDLGQKLPSLEVLVFYANRFNGPIPVTISNASTLSVIDFGNNSFTGKVPPFANLPNLQYLGIDSNELGNGEEGDLSFLQSLANYTNLEELGMGDNNLGGMLPEIISNFSSQITTLSMGRNQVRGSIPVDIGNLISLDTLMLETNQLTGVIPTSIGKLKNLHGLKLIENKISGDIPSSLGNVTSLFELYLSANNLQGGIPSSLANCHNLMSLKLAQNNLSGPLTKEVIGMASLSVSLDLSHNQLIGPLPSEVGRLVNLGYLDVSHNRLSGEIPGSLGSCIMLEYLHLEGNFLRGSIPELLSSLRALQYLNLSYNNLTGQIPRFLADFQLLQRLDLSFNHLEGEMPTQRVFGNVSAVSVLGNDKLCGGISQLNLSRCTSNELRKPKFSTKLKLVISIPCGFIIALLLISSLLIYSWRKTKNEPASGASWEVSFRRVTYEELYQATGGFSSSNFIGRGSFGSVYKAILAPDGMIVAVKVFNLLRKGASKSYMAECAALINIRHRNLVKVLTACSSLDFQGNDFKALVYEFMVNGSLEEWLHPVHTSDEEREQGNLNLIQRLNIAIDVANALDYLHYHCQMAVVHCDLKPSNVLLDGDMTAHVGDFGLARFRPEASVQLSSNQNSSIGLKGTVGYAAPATASCCWRYLPERRQLMARSKRG